A window from Vulcanimicrobium alpinum encodes these proteins:
- the aceE gene encoding pyruvate dehydrogenase (acetyl-transferring), homodimeric type, whose amino-acid sequence MIDTPLPPVSAADGASSAPAARPDPDETREWLDALDGVIETEGAGRASELVRALVERAATRGVRTPAAQTTPYVNTIAAFQQGHFPGDHDIEERLRHYVRWNAMAMVVRANRDHSELGGHVATFSSAATLYDIGFNHFWRGPNHASGGDLVYFQGHSSPGVYARAFLEGRISEEQVENFRREVDGKGVPSYPHPWLMPDFWQFATVSMGLGPLQAVYQARYMRYMRDRGFIDPADRKVWGFLGDGEIDEPETLAGLAIAAREKLDNLIFVVNCNLQRLDGPVRGNGKVIQELEGIFRGAGWNVIKTIWGSKWDPLLEADGTGMLVKLMGETLDGDYQTYKSRDGAYVREHFFGRYPETRALVERMSDDEVWALNRGGHDPVKVYAAYKAATEHRGAPTVILAKTIKGYGMGSAGEGMNIAHQQKKLMLEQLRFFRDRFSIPISDKDLENVPLIKPAPDSREAEYLRERVAKLGSVPTRRRNVEAPLAVPQRDAFAALHESTGEREISTTMAFVRTLSTILRDKTVGPRVVPIVADESRTFGMEGMFRQLGIYSAVGQLYRPQDADQLMWYREDKAGQILQEGISEAGAMCSWIASGTSYSTNGVQTLPFYIFYSMFGFQRIGDFAWAAGDMRTRGFLLGGTSGRTTLNGEGLQHEDGHAHLFAASIPNCMPYDPTFGYEVATIVQDGVRRMLAEQEDVYYYLSLLNENYQHPAMPAGAEDGILRGMYLLRDGGAQGKGQPRVQLMGSGAILREVIAAGDLLRDDFGVVADVWSCTSFTMLHRDGESAARWNLLHPTEEPRRAFVSQQLDGHAGPVIAATDYVKTFAEQIRPFVERRFHALGTDGFGRSDTRKQLRSFFEVDRRWIALAALKTLADEGTIDRAKVADAIARYGIDPAKPEPTTV is encoded by the coding sequence ATGATCGACACGCCGCTGCCACCCGTTTCCGCCGCCGACGGCGCCTCGAGCGCCCCGGCCGCACGTCCGGATCCCGACGAGACGCGCGAATGGCTCGACGCGCTCGACGGCGTGATCGAGACCGAAGGGGCCGGCCGGGCAAGCGAACTGGTCCGCGCCCTCGTCGAGCGCGCTGCGACGCGCGGCGTCCGCACCCCGGCGGCGCAGACGACGCCGTACGTCAACACGATCGCTGCATTCCAGCAGGGGCACTTCCCCGGCGACCACGACATCGAAGAGCGCCTGCGCCACTACGTGCGCTGGAACGCGATGGCGATGGTCGTGCGCGCCAACCGCGACCACAGCGAACTCGGCGGTCACGTCGCGACGTTCTCGTCGGCGGCGACGCTCTACGACATCGGCTTCAACCATTTCTGGCGCGGCCCCAACCACGCGAGCGGCGGCGATCTGGTCTACTTCCAAGGGCATTCGTCACCGGGCGTCTACGCGCGCGCCTTCCTTGAAGGACGCATCAGCGAAGAGCAGGTCGAGAACTTCCGCCGTGAGGTCGACGGCAAAGGCGTGCCGTCGTATCCGCATCCGTGGCTGATGCCGGACTTCTGGCAGTTCGCGACCGTCTCGATGGGACTGGGTCCGCTGCAGGCGGTCTATCAAGCGCGCTACATGCGCTACATGCGCGACCGCGGCTTCATCGATCCCGCCGACCGCAAGGTGTGGGGCTTTCTCGGTGACGGCGAGATCGACGAACCCGAAACACTCGCCGGGCTGGCGATCGCGGCGCGCGAGAAGCTCGACAACCTGATCTTCGTCGTCAACTGCAATCTGCAGCGGCTCGACGGTCCGGTACGCGGCAACGGCAAGGTGATCCAAGAACTCGAAGGGATCTTCCGCGGCGCGGGCTGGAACGTCATCAAGACGATCTGGGGCTCGAAGTGGGATCCGCTGCTCGAAGCCGACGGCACCGGGATGCTCGTGAAGCTGATGGGCGAAACGCTCGACGGCGACTATCAGACATATAAGTCGCGCGACGGAGCGTACGTGCGCGAACACTTCTTCGGCCGCTATCCCGAGACGCGTGCACTCGTCGAGCGGATGAGCGACGACGAAGTGTGGGCGCTCAATCGCGGCGGCCACGACCCGGTGAAAGTCTACGCCGCGTACAAAGCGGCGACCGAACACCGAGGCGCTCCGACGGTCATCCTCGCGAAGACGATCAAAGGCTACGGAATGGGCTCGGCCGGCGAGGGCATGAACATCGCGCACCAGCAAAAGAAGCTGATGCTCGAGCAGCTGCGCTTCTTCCGCGACCGCTTCTCGATCCCGATCTCCGACAAGGATCTCGAGAACGTCCCGCTGATCAAGCCCGCGCCGGACAGCCGCGAGGCCGAGTACCTGCGCGAACGCGTCGCGAAACTCGGCTCGGTGCCGACGCGCCGCCGCAACGTCGAAGCGCCGCTGGCGGTGCCGCAGCGCGACGCCTTCGCCGCCCTGCACGAGTCGACCGGCGAACGCGAGATCTCGACGACGATGGCGTTCGTGCGCACGCTCTCGACGATCTTGCGCGACAAAACGGTCGGCCCGCGCGTCGTCCCGATCGTCGCCGACGAATCGCGCACGTTCGGGATGGAAGGGATGTTCCGCCAGCTCGGGATCTATTCGGCGGTCGGGCAGCTGTACCGTCCGCAAGACGCAGACCAATTGATGTGGTACCGCGAGGACAAAGCCGGTCAGATTCTGCAGGAAGGGATCAGCGAAGCCGGCGCGATGTGCTCGTGGATCGCGTCGGGGACGTCGTACTCGACCAACGGCGTGCAGACGCTCCCGTTCTACATCTTCTACTCGATGTTCGGGTTCCAGCGCATCGGCGACTTCGCGTGGGCGGCGGGCGACATGCGCACGCGCGGCTTCCTGCTCGGCGGCACCTCGGGGCGCACCACGCTCAACGGCGAGGGGCTGCAGCACGAAGACGGCCACGCGCACCTGTTCGCAGCGTCGATTCCGAACTGCATGCCGTACGATCCGACGTTCGGCTATGAAGTCGCGACGATCGTGCAGGACGGCGTGCGCCGGATGCTCGCCGAACAGGAAGACGTCTACTACTATCTCTCGCTGCTCAACGAGAACTACCAGCACCCCGCGATGCCCGCCGGCGCCGAGGACGGGATCTTGCGCGGGATGTATCTGCTGCGCGACGGCGGTGCGCAGGGCAAAGGTCAGCCGCGCGTGCAGCTGATGGGCTCGGGTGCGATCCTGCGCGAAGTGATCGCCGCGGGCGACTTGCTGCGCGACGACTTCGGCGTGGTCGCCGACGTGTGGAGCTGCACCAGCTTCACCATGCTGCATCGCGACGGCGAGTCGGCGGCGCGCTGGAACCTGCTCCACCCGACCGAGGAGCCGCGCCGCGCGTTCGTTTCGCAGCAGCTCGACGGACATGCGGGGCCGGTGATCGCCGCGACCGACTATGTGAAGACGTTCGCGGAGCAGATCCGCCCGTTCGTCGAGCGGCGCTTCCACGCGCTGGGCACCGACGGTTTCGGGCGCAGCGACACCCGCAAGCAGCTGCGATCGTTCTTCGAAGTCGACCGGCGCTGGATCGCGCTGGCGGCGCTCAAGACGCTCGCCGATGAAGGGACGATCGATCGCGCGAAGGTCGCCGATGCGATCGCGCGATACGGCATCGATCCCGCCAAGCCCGAGCCGACGACGGTCTGA
- a CDS encoding PLP-dependent aminotransferase family protein, with the protein MRTGWSELALELDRGSIVPIYRQMYERLRELILAGALPEGTRLPPERSLAERLSVNRSTVVHAYRDLAADGLIEQRVGSGSRVAALGGGGRPDRTSGVPWWVTLPPWRVGQFPAVLGELAASEHGGLIAFVQGVPPAEPSPLADLSRSFARVGGDVNYVLTYGDSEGYAPLREAIAVRMRGRGCPVDPRDVLMLTGSTQGITLVAQSLAEPGDEIVVEAPTYPGALQIFQIAGLRAISVPVDEDGMRVDHVEAILRTRRPRFIYTMPSIHNPTGATMNDDRRTRLVTLARRYGVPIVEDDPYGELADSPVPPLLARDAEYVLYLSSFSKTIAPSLRLGWLVAPRTIYERLLLRKQSYDMASSMYIQAGVRDYLETGYDAHIDALREELLQRRAIAREAIERWWPPTMRVANGDGYYLWGTAPRELRARVLLASAERAGASFLFGEAFFAQSGGDHNFRVALTPVARGAIAEGIRRIGEAAR; encoded by the coding sequence ATGCGGACGGGTTGGTCGGAACTCGCGCTGGAGCTCGACCGCGGCAGCATCGTCCCGATCTACCGTCAGATGTACGAGCGGCTGCGGGAACTGATCCTGGCAGGCGCCCTGCCGGAGGGGACGCGCTTGCCGCCAGAGCGCTCGCTCGCCGAACGCCTCTCCGTGAACCGTTCGACGGTGGTCCATGCCTACCGCGACCTCGCCGCCGACGGGCTCATCGAGCAGCGGGTCGGGTCGGGATCGCGGGTCGCCGCGCTCGGCGGCGGCGGCCGGCCCGACCGTACCAGCGGGGTGCCGTGGTGGGTGACGCTGCCACCGTGGCGCGTCGGTCAGTTCCCGGCGGTACTGGGCGAACTCGCGGCGAGCGAGCATGGCGGGTTGATCGCGTTCGTGCAGGGCGTTCCGCCGGCGGAGCCCTCGCCGCTCGCCGACCTCTCGCGCTCGTTCGCGCGAGTCGGCGGCGACGTAAACTACGTTCTGACCTACGGCGACAGCGAAGGCTACGCACCGCTGCGCGAAGCGATCGCCGTGCGAATGCGCGGGCGCGGCTGTCCGGTCGATCCGCGCGACGTCCTGATGCTGACGGGATCGACGCAAGGGATCACGCTGGTCGCGCAGTCGCTGGCGGAGCCGGGCGACGAGATCGTCGTCGAGGCGCCGACGTATCCCGGCGCGCTGCAGATCTTTCAGATCGCCGGGCTGCGGGCGATCTCCGTCCCGGTCGACGAGGACGGGATGCGCGTCGATCACGTCGAGGCGATCCTGCGCACGCGCCGGCCGCGCTTCATCTACACGATGCCGTCGATCCACAATCCGACCGGCGCGACGATGAACGACGACCGGCGAACCCGGCTCGTCACGCTCGCGCGCCGCTATGGCGTCCCGATCGTCGAGGACGATCCGTACGGCGAACTCGCCGACTCGCCGGTCCCGCCGCTGCTCGCGCGCGACGCCGAGTACGTGCTCTATCTGTCGTCGTTCTCGAAGACGATCGCGCCGTCGCTGCGGCTCGGCTGGCTCGTCGCGCCGCGCACGATCTACGAGCGTTTGCTGCTGCGCAAACAATCGTACGACATGGCCTCGTCGATGTACATTCAAGCCGGCGTGCGCGACTATCTGGAAACCGGCTACGACGCGCACATCGACGCCTTGCGGGAAGAACTGCTGCAGCGCCGCGCGATCGCGCGGGAGGCGATCGAGCGCTGGTGGCCGCCGACGATGCGCGTCGCCAACGGCGACGGCTACTATCTCTGGGGAACGGCACCGCGGGAACTTCGCGCGCGCGTGCTGCTCGCATCGGCCGAGCGCGCCGGCGCGTCGTTCCTGTTCGGCGAGGCGTTCTTCGCGCAATCGGGCGGCGACCACAACTTCCGCGTCGCGCTCACGCCGGTTGCGCGCGGCGCGATCGCGGAGGGGATCCGCCGCATCGGCGAGGCCGCGCGCTGA